From the genome of Pseudomonas sp. TMP9, one region includes:
- the flgJ gene encoding flagellar assembly peptidoglycan hydrolase FlgJ produces MDSRLSAGLLGGAKSPVDSGAYNDLGRLQQFKVGGDSEKNIKKVAQEFESLFLNEMLKAMRSANEAFGEGNFMNSNESKTYQDMHDQQLSVTLSNHQNGIGLADVLVRQMSKIKEADSRPNPFAQVNEAVPAAPVKPLAQVESSRDDSSLLNQRRLSLPSKLTDRLLAGIVPTATAADAQPLAQNDWIPAKTFAAPADTALALSGMDAITGRRIAQPPLAPGKAAFGSKDEFIAAMLPMAEQAAEKIGVDPRYLVAQAALETGWGKSIIRQQDGSSSHNLFGIKTHNTWEGDSARVLTTEFKGGKAVKEAASFRAYESFAHSFDDYVSFLQNNGRYEKALATTDKPEQFARELQKAGYATDPQYASKIAQIARQMQTYQTVAAVSTPSTNG; encoded by the coding sequence ATGGACTCTCGACTCTCAGCCGGTTTACTCGGTGGGGCTAAAAGCCCGGTAGACAGTGGCGCCTATAACGACCTAGGCCGCTTGCAGCAGTTCAAGGTGGGCGGCGACAGCGAAAAAAACATCAAGAAAGTCGCTCAAGAATTTGAGTCGCTGTTTCTCAATGAAATGCTCAAAGCCATGCGCTCGGCTAACGAGGCGTTTGGTGAGGGCAACTTTATGAACAGCAACGAGAGCAAAACCTACCAAGACATGCACGACCAACAACTGTCGGTCACCTTGTCCAACCACCAAAACGGTATTGGCTTGGCCGACGTGTTGGTGCGGCAGATGTCCAAAATCAAAGAAGCCGACAGCCGGCCCAATCCGTTTGCTCAGGTGAACGAGGCGGTCCCAGCTGCGCCGGTTAAACCATTGGCTCAGGTTGAAAGCAGCCGCGATGACAGCTCCTTGCTCAACCAACGGCGCTTGTCCCTGCCCAGCAAACTGACAGACCGTTTGCTCGCGGGCATCGTGCCGACCGCTACGGCGGCGGACGCACAGCCACTGGCGCAAAACGATTGGATACCCGCCAAGACGTTTGCTGCCCCTGCAGACACAGCACTGGCTTTGAGTGGGATGGACGCCATTACCGGGCGGCGTATTGCCCAGCCGCCACTGGCGCCTGGCAAAGCAGCCTTTGGCTCGAAAGATGAATTTATTGCCGCCATGTTGCCGATGGCTGAACAAGCCGCCGAGAAGATTGGCGTCGACCCACGCTATTTAGTGGCACAGGCCGCGTTGGAAACCGGCTGGGGTAAATCAATTATTCGTCAGCAAGACGGCAGCAGCAGCCATAACCTGTTTGGCATCAAAACCCACAACACCTGGGAAGGCGACTCAGCGCGCGTGCTGACCACTGAGTTCAAGGGCGGCAAAGCTGTTAAGGAAGCGGCCTCATTCCGCGCCTATGAGTCCTTCGCCCACAGCTTTGATGATTACGTGAGCTTCTTGCAGAACAACGGTCGTTACGAAAAAGCCTTAGCCACTACCGACAAGCCCGAGCAGTTTGCCCGCGAATTGCAGAAGGCCGGCTACGCCACCGACCCGCAATACGCCAGCAAAATCGCCCAGATCGCTCGGCAAATGCAGACCTACCAAACAGTCGCGGCCGTCAGTACGCCGTCCACCAACGGATGA
- a CDS encoding flagellar basal body P-ring protein FlgI: MTLSKYLIAAAAVLLASMAQAERLKDLASIQGVRSNQLIGYGLVVGLNGSGDQTTQTPFTVQTFNNMMAQFGIKVPAGGNVQLKNVAAVSIHADLPAFAKPGQTIDITVSSIGNAKSLRGGSLLMTPLKGIDGNVYAIAQGNLVVGGFDAEGGDGSRITVNVPSAGRIPGGAMVERPVPSGFDQGNSLTLNLNRPDFTTAKNIVDHINELLGPGVAQALDGGSIRVSAPLDPGQRVDYLSILENLEVEIGQAVAKVIINSRTGTIVIGQNVRVQPAAVTHGSLTVTITEDPIVSQPDALSGGQTAVVPRSRVNADEEAKPMFKFGPGTTLDEIVRAVNQVGASPSDLMAILEALKQAGALQADLIVI, from the coding sequence ATGACGCTTAGTAAATACCTCATCGCCGCTGCCGCTGTGTTACTGGCTTCAATGGCTCAGGCCGAACGGCTGAAAGACCTTGCCAGCATCCAAGGTGTGCGCAGTAATCAGTTAATTGGTTACGGCTTGGTGGTTGGCCTTAACGGCAGCGGTGACCAAACCACCCAGACGCCGTTTACCGTGCAAACCTTCAATAACATGATGGCGCAGTTCGGTATCAAGGTGCCGGCGGGTGGCAACGTGCAGCTGAAAAACGTCGCGGCGGTGTCGATCCATGCTGACCTACCGGCGTTCGCAAAGCCCGGGCAGACCATCGACATCACCGTATCCTCCATCGGTAATGCGAAAAGCCTGCGTGGCGGCAGCTTGCTGATGACCCCGCTTAAAGGTATCGACGGCAACGTATACGCCATCGCCCAAGGCAACTTAGTGGTCGGTGGTTTTGACGCCGAAGGCGGCGACGGCTCACGCATCACCGTCAACGTGCCATCGGCAGGGCGTATACCCGGCGGGGCAATGGTCGAGCGGCCGGTACCGAGCGGTTTTGATCAAGGCAACAGCCTGACGCTCAACCTCAATCGTCCAGATTTCACCACTGCAAAAAATATTGTTGACCACATCAACGAGCTGCTTGGCCCAGGTGTGGCCCAAGCGCTCGATGGAGGTTCGATCCGCGTCAGCGCGCCCCTCGACCCGGGTCAGCGGGTGGACTACTTATCCATTCTGGAAAACCTCGAAGTTGAGATCGGCCAGGCTGTGGCCAAGGTCATCATCAACTCGCGTACTGGCACCATCGTGATTGGCCAAAACGTGCGCGTGCAGCCGGCTGCAGTCACCCACGGCAGCCTGACAGTGACCATTACCGAAGATCCGATTGTCAGCCAGCCAGACGCTTTGTCCGGCGGCCAGACGGCTGTGGTGCCGCGCTCACGGGTCAATGCTGATGAAGAAGCCAAGCCCATGTTCAAGTTCGGCCCCGGGACCACGCTGGATGAAATCGTCCGCGCGGTGAATCAGGTGGGCGCTTCGCCTTCCGACCTTATGGCCATCCTGGAGGCGCTTAAGCAAGCCGGCGCTCTGCAGGCTGACCTGATTGTGATTTAA
- the flgH gene encoding flagellar basal body L-ring protein FlgH — protein MNRLIILSALLGPLALSGCMAPAPKPDDPYYAPVMPRTPLPASQNNGSIYQAGFDNGLFGDRKAYRVGDIITITLNERTQASKNSNSQVSKDSSANLGIPNLFGMAVTPKNPLASIGALGLNNDTLGLDASFDAARSADGSGAAGQSNSLTGSITVSVAEVMPNGILLVRGEKWMTLNTGDELVRIAGLVRSDDIATDNTVSSTRIADARITYSGTGAFADASQPGWMSRFFLSPMWPF, from the coding sequence ATGAACCGGCTAATTATTCTAAGTGCACTGCTTGGCCCTCTGGCATTGAGCGGCTGCATGGCGCCCGCGCCTAAGCCGGACGATCCCTATTACGCCCCGGTAATGCCGCGCACGCCGCTGCCTGCCTCGCAAAATAATGGCTCCATCTACCAAGCTGGTTTTGACAATGGCTTGTTCGGTGACCGCAAGGCTTACCGCGTGGGCGACATCATTACCATTACCCTCAATGAGCGCACCCAAGCCAGCAAGAACAGCAACAGCCAGGTCAGCAAAGACAGCTCGGCCAACCTCGGCATACCCAACCTGTTCGGCATGGCGGTAACGCCGAAAAATCCGCTGGCCTCCATCGGTGCGCTGGGCCTGAACAATGACACCTTAGGTCTGGACGCCAGCTTCGATGCAGCGCGTTCAGCGGATGGTTCTGGCGCTGCTGGGCAAAGCAACAGCCTTACCGGCTCAATCACCGTATCGGTGGCCGAAGTGATGCCCAATGGCATTCTGCTGGTGCGCGGGGAAAAGTGGATGACCCTTAATACCGGCGACGAACTGGTGCGCATTGCCGGCTTGGTCCGCTCCGATGACATCGCCACTGACAACACCGTGTCCTCGACCCGCATCGCCGATGCTCGCATCACCTACTCGGGGACCGGTGCCTTTGCTGATGCTTCGCAGCCGGGCTGGATGAGCCGTTTCTTTCTTAGCCCAATGTGGCCGTTCTGA
- the flgG gene encoding flagellar basal-body rod protein FlgG — protein sequence MLPALWVSKTGLSAQDMNLTTISNNLANVSTTGFKRDRAEFEDLLYQIRRQPGGQSSQDSQLPSGLQLGTGVRVVGTQKIFTAGSLQTTEQPLDMAINGRGFFQVLLPDGTVSYSRDGSFHLNSDGQVVTSNGYALEPAIVLPNEVRTFTVGEDGTVSVTTAGNPQPQIVGNLQISDFINPAGLEAIGNNLFLETASSGAPQVGTPGLNGLGTTLQNTLENSNVSVVEELVNMITTQRAYEMNSKVISTADQMLGFISQNL from the coding sequence ATGCTTCCGGCACTGTGGGTCAGTAAGACGGGTTTGTCCGCTCAGGACATGAACCTGACCACCATTTCCAACAACTTGGCCAACGTCTCGACCACCGGCTTTAAACGTGATCGCGCCGAGTTTGAAGACCTGCTGTACCAAATTCGTCGTCAACCGGGCGGCCAGTCTAGCCAAGACAGCCAACTGCCGTCTGGCTTGCAGCTGGGTACCGGGGTGCGAGTGGTGGGCACGCAAAAAATCTTCACCGCCGGTAGCCTGCAAACCACCGAACAACCGCTAGACATGGCGATTAACGGTCGCGGTTTCTTCCAAGTGTTGCTGCCAGACGGCACGGTGTCTTACAGCCGCGACGGCAGTTTCCACCTCAACTCCGATGGCCAGGTGGTGACCTCTAACGGTTATGCATTGGAGCCGGCCATTGTTCTGCCCAATGAAGTGCGCACCTTTACTGTCGGCGAAGACGGCACCGTATCCGTCACCACTGCCGGCAACCCGCAGCCGCAGATCGTTGGTAACTTGCAGATTTCCGATTTCATCAACCCGGCGGGGCTGGAGGCTATCGGTAATAACCTGTTCTTGGAAACTGCATCCAGCGGGGCGCCGCAAGTCGGCACACCGGGCCTGAATGGCCTAGGTACCACCCTGCAAAACACCTTGGAAAACTCCAACGTCAGTGTGGTGGAGGAGCTGGTGAACATGATCACCACTCAGCGCGCCTATGAAATGAACTCCAAAGTCATTTCCACTGCGGACCAGATGCTCGGCTTTATTTCACAGAATCTTTAA
- a CDS encoding flagellar basal body rod protein FlgF: MDKMLYVSMTGAHNNTLAQRAHANNLANITTNGFRRDFEQARSMPIFGDGLPSRVYAMSERPGTDFTPGSLQETGRDLDVAIGGKGWLAVQAPDGTEAYVRTASLNVDALGVLRTGNGLPVMGNAGPIAVPPEQKIEIGKDGTISIRALGEAPNVLAEVDRLKLVNPDLKQMEKGTDGLVRFKGQGPVQADATTEITSGFLESSNVNAVEEMTAILSLSRQFELQVKMMRTAEDNSAAMARVLQMT, from the coding sequence ATGGACAAGATGCTGTACGTTTCCATGACTGGCGCCCACAACAACACCCTGGCCCAGCGTGCCCACGCCAACAACCTAGCGAACATCACCACCAATGGCTTTCGCCGGGATTTCGAGCAGGCGCGCTCCATGCCGATCTTCGGTGACGGTTTACCGTCGCGGGTCTATGCCATGAGTGAGCGCCCCGGCACTGATTTCACGCCAGGCTCGCTGCAAGAAACCGGTCGCGATCTGGACGTGGCGATTGGCGGCAAAGGGTGGTTGGCGGTGCAGGCTCCTGACGGCACCGAAGCCTATGTGCGCACTGCCAGCTTGAACGTTGATGCGCTGGGTGTTTTGCGCACCGGCAATGGCTTGCCGGTGATGGGCAACGCCGGACCAATTGCCGTGCCGCCTGAGCAGAAAATCGAAATCGGTAAAGACGGCACCATCAGCATTCGTGCGCTGGGTGAAGCGCCAAATGTGTTGGCTGAGGTTGACCGCTTAAAGCTGGTCAATCCGGACCTCAAACAAATGGAGAAGGGCACCGACGGTTTGGTTCGCTTCAAAGGCCAAGGCCCGGTGCAGGCCGATGCAACTACGGAAATCACTTCGGGATTTCTTGAGTCAAGCAACGTCAACGCCGTGGAAGAGATGACCGCGATCCTCTCGCTGTCTCGCCAATTTGAATTACAAGTGAAGATGATGCGCACTGCCGAAGACAATTCGGCAGCCATGGCGCGCGTCTTGCAAATGACCTAA
- the flgE gene encoding flagellar hook protein FlgE → MGFNIGLSGLRAATSDLNVTGNNIANAGTAGFKQSRAEFADVYAASVLGSGKNPQGSGVLLANVSQLFNQGNINNTQNALDLAINGNGFFQTSNNGDVSYTRAGYFGTDRDGFMVNNFGYKLQGYTVDANNNLQNGVVADLQIQTASQAPLPTSNLDQTFNLNSTNLVPTTVPFDPADPTSYNSSTSTNIYDTQGNSHVFTQYFLKTGPNNWQMNVLIDGRSPDNPALTTPSSVDLQFTSAGQLDIPALIASAPTGFSVGADGTIDLTTWVPAAPDTAIPPVWSSNGATASATGVNVDLRQATQFASTFAVNSVSQDGYTTGQLAGLEIDDTGVIFARYTNGQSNIQGQVILANFANVQGLTPVGKTAWVQSFESGEPVRGTPRSGTLGALQSGALEDSNVELSDQLVNLIVAQRNYQANAKTIETESAVTQTIINLR, encoded by the coding sequence ATGGGTTTCAATATCGGTCTTAGCGGTCTGCGTGCCGCCACCAGCGACCTCAATGTGACCGGCAACAACATCGCCAACGCGGGCACTGCAGGCTTTAAACAATCACGCGCCGAGTTCGCCGATGTATATGCCGCGTCTGTTTTGGGTTCTGGTAAGAATCCTCAAGGCAGCGGTGTATTGCTCGCCAACGTGTCGCAGCTGTTTAACCAAGGCAACATTAACAACACGCAAAACGCCCTAGATTTAGCAATCAACGGCAATGGCTTCTTTCAAACCAGCAATAACGGCGATGTGAGCTACACCCGTGCTGGCTACTTCGGTACCGACCGTGACGGCTTTATGGTCAATAACTTTGGCTACAAACTGCAGGGTTATACGGTGGATGCTAATAATAATTTGCAGAATGGTGTGGTGGCTGACCTGCAAATCCAGACGGCCAGCCAAGCACCGTTACCGACCAGTAATCTGGACCAAACGTTTAACCTTAACTCCACCAACTTAGTGCCGACCACGGTGCCATTTGATCCGGCTGACCCCACGTCTTACAACTCATCAACGTCGACCAATATTTATGACACTCAGGGTAACTCCCATGTGTTTACCCAGTACTTTCTCAAGACCGGGCCAAACAACTGGCAGATGAACGTGTTGATTGATGGCCGCAGCCCGGACAACCCAGCCCTGACCACGCCTTCTTCGGTTGACCTGCAGTTCACCTCAGCGGGTCAGCTAGATATCCCCGCTCTTATTGCTTCTGCTCCAACCGGGTTTAGCGTGGGCGCAGACGGCACCATCGACCTCACCACCTGGGTGCCGGCAGCGCCAGACACAGCGATCCCGCCGGTATGGTCAAGCAACGGCGCAACCGCGAGTGCGACCGGGGTGAATGTTGATTTACGTCAGGCCACTCAATTTGCCAGCACCTTCGCGGTCAATAGCGTCAGCCAAGATGGTTACACCACTGGCCAGTTGGCAGGGCTTGAAATCGACGATACCGGGGTGATTTTTGCCCGGTACACCAATGGCCAGTCGAATATTCAAGGGCAGGTTATCTTGGCCAACTTCGCCAATGTGCAAGGGCTGACGCCAGTGGGTAAAACCGCTTGGGTGCAGTCTTTTGAGTCAGGTGAGCCGGTACGAGGCACGCCGCGCAGCGGCACCTTAGGTGCGTTGCAGTCTGGCGCGCTGGAGGACTCCAACGTTGAGTTGTCCGATCAGCTGGTCAACTTGATCGTCGCTCAGCGTAACTACCAGGCCAACGCCAAGACCATCGAAACTGAGAGTGCGGTGACTCAGACCATTATCAACCTGCGTTAA
- the flgD gene encoding flagellar hook assembly protein FlgD, giving the protein MSTVGDVSLSTMDQYQIKQDSNQKKELGKNEFLNLLVAQLNNQNPLEPQSNGEFIAQLAQFSQVEGIEKLNTSMGSLVTGYQSSQALQASSLVGRKVIVPGDKAVVDTSESFKASLILPTSSSNVAVNIYDKSGAAVSRINLGEQAAGNVSFIWDGKDASGNLLPPGTYKFEAQASYAEGTKGLYTLLPANVDSVTLGGSELMLNLAGLGSVPMSQVQMIGQ; this is encoded by the coding sequence ATGAGTACTGTTGGCGATGTCAGCCTTTCGACGATGGATCAATACCAGATCAAACAAGACAGCAACCAGAAGAAGGAACTCGGCAAGAACGAGTTCCTCAATCTGCTGGTGGCCCAATTGAATAACCAGAACCCGCTGGAGCCGCAAAGCAACGGTGAGTTTATCGCCCAGCTGGCGCAGTTCAGCCAGGTTGAGGGCATTGAAAAATTGAATACCAGCATGGGTTCGCTGGTCACCGGCTATCAGTCTTCTCAGGCGCTGCAGGCCTCGTCACTGGTGGGCCGCAAGGTGATCGTGCCGGGCGACAAAGCTGTGGTTGATACCAGCGAGAGCTTCAAAGCTAGCCTGATTTTGCCAACCAGCAGCAGTAACGTCGCCGTCAATATTTACGACAAGTCCGGTGCTGCGGTAAGCCGCATCAACCTGGGTGAGCAAGCGGCCGGTAACGTCAGCTTTATTTGGGATGGCAAAGATGCCAGCGGCAATCTATTGCCGCCGGGCACCTACAAATTTGAAGCGCAGGCATCTTATGCCGAGGGCACTAAGGGCCTTTACACCCTGCTACCGGCCAACGTTGACAGCGTGACCTTGGGCGGCAGTGAGCTGATGTTGAACCTTGCCGGGCTTGGTAGTGTGCCTATGTCGCAAGTGCAGATGATCGGTCAGTAA
- the flgC gene encoding flagellar basal body rod protein FlgC translates to MSLSSVFNIAGMGMSAQSTRLNTIASNIANAETVSSSIDQTYRARHPVFATVYQSAQGGDRGSLFADQDNAGAGVQVLGVVEDQSSLMPRYEPNHPAADEGGYVYYPNVNVVEEMADMISASRAFQTNTELMNTAKQMMQRVLTLGQ, encoded by the coding sequence ATGTCACTTAGCAGTGTTTTTAATATCGCCGGGATGGGTATGAGTGCCCAGAGCACTCGCCTTAATACCATCGCCAGCAACATCGCCAACGCCGAGACTGTCTCCTCAAGCATTGACCAAACCTACCGCGCGCGGCACCCGGTGTTCGCCACCGTTTATCAGTCCGCGCAAGGCGGTGACCGTGGTTCGCTGTTTGCCGACCAAGACAATGCCGGTGCCGGGGTTCAGGTGCTGGGCGTGGTTGAAGACCAGAGCAGCCTGATGCCGCGCTATGAACCTAACCACCCAGCGGCGGATGAAGGCGGCTACGTCTATTACCCCAACGTCAATGTGGTGGAAGAAATGGCTGACATGATTTCCGCCAGCCGGGCCTTCCAGACCAACACCGAATTGATGAACACCGCCAAACAGATGATGCAGCGCGTATTGACCTTGGGTCAGTAA
- the flgB gene encoding flagellar basal body rod protein FlgB: MSISFDRALGIHEKALSFRTQRAEVLANNIANADTPNFKARDLQFASVLAEQSAKGSRGAVSLNRTDNQHIAAEGLSAGDAGLAYRTPMSPSIDQNTVDLQIEQSNYAENSVQFQASFTLLNSKFKGLTSALRGD, from the coding sequence ATGAGCATCAGTTTCGACAGAGCACTCGGCATTCACGAAAAAGCCCTCAGCTTCCGCACCCAGCGCGCTGAAGTGTTGGCCAACAACATCGCCAACGCGGACACGCCCAACTTCAAGGCGCGTGATCTGCAGTTTGCCAGCGTTTTGGCTGAGCAGAGTGCCAAGGGCTCGCGCGGCGCGGTCAGCCTGAATCGAACAGACAACCAGCACATTGCTGCTGAAGGCCTGTCAGCCGGTGACGCGGGCCTCGCCTATCGCACGCCAATGAGCCCATCGATCGACCAGAACACCGTTGATCTGCAAATCGAACAATCCAATTACGCGGAAAACTCGGTGCAATTCCAGGCCAGTTTTACCCTGCTCAACAGCAAGTTCAAAGGGCTGACCAGTGCCCTGCGCGGCGACTAA
- a CDS encoding bacterioferritin-associated ferredoxin, giving the protein MYVCLCEGVTDSQIREAIYEGCCSYRDVRSTLGVASQCGKCACLAKQVVRETLSEVQSSQAAMAYPANFVAA; this is encoded by the coding sequence ATGTATGTCTGTCTTTGCGAAGGTGTTACTGACAGTCAGATCCGCGAAGCCATCTACGAAGGCTGCTGCAGCTACCGTGATGTGCGATCAACCTTGGGTGTTGCCAGCCAATGCGGCAAGTGCGCCTGCCTGGCCAAGCAAGTGGTACGCGAAACATTGAGCGAAGTGCAAAGCAGTCAGGCGGCCATGGCCTACCCGGCCAACTTTGTAGCGGCTTGA
- the bfr gene encoding bacterioferritin: protein MKSDKKVIQHLNKILGNELVAINQYFLHARMYEDWGLKKVGEHEYHASIDAMKHADKLIKRILFLEGLPNLQDLGKILIGENTQEMLECDLKIEHKAHIDLKAAIAYCESTGDFASRELLEDILCAEEDHIDWLETQLSLIKSVGLQNYLQSQMAE, encoded by the coding sequence ATGAAAAGCGACAAGAAGGTCATCCAGCATCTGAACAAGATCCTCGGTAACGAGCTGGTCGCGATCAACCAGTACTTCCTGCACGCACGCATGTATGAAGATTGGGGCCTGAAGAAAGTCGGCGAGCATGAGTACCACGCGTCCATCGACGCGATGAAGCACGCGGACAAGCTGATCAAGCGCATTCTGTTTCTCGAAGGCCTGCCTAATCTGCAAGACCTTGGCAAAATCCTGATCGGTGAAAACACCCAAGAAATGCTCGAATGCGACCTGAAAATCGAACACAAAGCGCACATCGACCTGAAAGCAGCGATTGCCTATTGCGAAAGCACCGGTGACTTCGCCAGCCGCGAGCTATTAGAAGACATCCTCTGCGCTGAAGAAGACCATATTGATTGGCTGGAAACTCAGCTCAGCCTAATCAAATCAGTCGGCCTGCAGAATTACCTGCAATCGCAAATGGCCGAATAA
- the grxD gene encoding Grx4 family monothiol glutaredoxin has product MDIIETIKEQIANNTVLLYMKGSPNAPQCGFSSKASQVVMACGEKFAFVDILQNPEIRANLPKYGNWPTFPQLWVGGELVGGSDILAEMFDKGELQTLIKDATQKADA; this is encoded by the coding sequence ATGGATATCATCGAAACCATCAAAGAGCAGATCGCTAACAACACCGTTCTGCTGTACATGAAAGGCTCACCGAACGCTCCGCAGTGCGGCTTTTCCTCCAAAGCGTCACAGGTTGTGATGGCGTGTGGTGAAAAGTTCGCCTTTGTCGACATTCTGCAAAACCCAGAAATTCGCGCCAACCTGCCAAAGTACGGCAACTGGCCAACCTTCCCGCAACTGTGGGTGGGTGGCGAGCTGGTCGGCGGCAGCGATATCCTTGCGGAAATGTTTGATAAGGGCGAGCTGCAGACCCTGATCAAAGACGCCACGCAAAAAGCTGACGCGTAA
- a CDS encoding molybdopterin oxidoreductase family protein — MTKTLHHRACHLCEAICGLTIETEAMDDGSTQIRSIKGDAQDTFSRGHICPKAVALQDIQSDPDRLRQPMRRVGSEWQAIDWDAAFELVAERFSAIQAAHGQNAVAVYQGNPSVHNYGLMTHSNYFLGLLKTRNRFSATSVDQLPHHLTSHLMYGHGLLIPIPDIDHTDFMLILGGNPLASNGSIMTVPDVEKRLKAIQKRGGKLVVVDPRRSETAAIADQHLFVRPGQDAALLFGLLNTLFEENLGRASHLAITGLDEVRQAIAGFSAEAMSARCGVPAMTIRQLARDFASAESAVCYGRMGVSTQAFGTLCQWLVQLINLVTGNLDRVGGVLCTEPAVDIVASTSGGHFNRWQSRVSGLPEYAGELPVSALAEEMLSAGEGQVRALVTVAGNPVLSTPNGRQLEQALDGLEFMLSIDFYINETTRYADLILPPTGPLEHDHYDTTFNMFAVRNVTRFNEAVLAKPAGALHDWEIFVGLAKAFAAKTGAALKPTMAPEQMIDMGLRFGTYGDKSAHKLSLATLREHPHGLDLGALKPNLAARLKTSNQQVQAAPSVIMADLQRFAAEPAAMVGELLLIGRRHVRSNNSWMHNYHRLVKGKPRHQLLMHPADLSQRGLSDGQLVRVRSRVGVIEVQVAASDEMMAGVVSLPHGWGHARPGVQMSIASAQPGASANDLTDERQLDALSGNAALNGVPVQVEAA; from the coding sequence ATGACTAAGACCCTCCACCACCGTGCGTGCCATCTGTGTGAAGCCATTTGCGGCCTAACCATTGAAACTGAAGCCATGGACGATGGCAGCACGCAGATCCGCTCAATCAAAGGCGACGCTCAGGATACGTTCAGTCGTGGCCATATCTGCCCTAAGGCCGTGGCCCTGCAAGATATCCAGAGTGACCCCGATCGACTGCGCCAGCCGATGCGCCGTGTGGGCAGCGAATGGCAGGCGATTGACTGGGATGCAGCGTTTGAGCTGGTGGCCGAGCGCTTCAGTGCAATCCAAGCGGCGCATGGGCAGAACGCCGTAGCGGTGTATCAGGGCAACCCCAGCGTGCATAACTATGGGCTGATGACCCACAGCAACTACTTTCTTGGTCTGCTGAAGACCCGTAATCGGTTTTCTGCCACCTCGGTCGATCAGTTGCCGCATCACCTGACCAGCCATTTGATGTACGGCCATGGCTTGTTGATTCCGATTCCAGACATCGACCACACCGACTTTATGCTGATTTTGGGCGGCAACCCGCTGGCGTCTAACGGCAGCATCATGACCGTGCCGGATGTCGAGAAACGCCTGAAAGCCATTCAGAAGCGCGGTGGTAAATTGGTGGTGGTCGACCCACGACGCAGTGAAACGGCGGCCATTGCCGACCAGCATCTATTCGTGCGGCCGGGGCAGGATGCGGCGCTGTTGTTTGGCCTACTCAATACCCTGTTTGAAGAAAACCTCGGTCGTGCCAGCCATTTAGCCATCACTGGGCTGGATGAAGTGCGTCAAGCCATCGCCGGGTTTAGTGCTGAAGCCATGAGCGCACGCTGCGGGGTGCCAGCGATGACTATTCGCCAGTTAGCGCGTGATTTTGCCAGCGCTGAATCGGCGGTGTGTTATGGCCGTATGGGCGTATCGACCCAGGCCTTTGGCACCTTGTGCCAGTGGCTGGTGCAGTTGATTAACCTGGTGACCGGTAACCTAGACCGGGTAGGCGGAGTGCTGTGCACAGAGCCTGCGGTGGACATTGTCGCCTCGACCTCAGGCGGTCATTTCAACCGCTGGCAGAGCCGCGTCTCCGGTTTGCCGGAGTACGCCGGCGAATTGCCGGTGTCGGCCTTGGCTGAGGAAATGCTCAGCGCCGGCGAGGGGCAAGTGCGTGCATTGGTCACTGTGGCCGGCAACCCGGTGCTGTCCACGCCCAATGGTCGTCAACTGGAGCAGGCGCTGGATGGCTTGGAGTTTATGCTCAGCATTGACTTCTACATCAACGAAACTACTCGCTATGCCGACTTGATCCTGCCGCCAACTGGGCCGCTGGAGCATGATCACTACGACACCACCTTTAATATGTTCGCGGTGCGCAATGTCACCCGCTTCAATGAAGCGGTGCTGGCTAAACCTGCAGGCGCGCTGCATGACTGGGAAATCTTTGTTGGCCTGGCCAAGGCGTTTGCCGCCAAGACGGGCGCCGCACTGAAGCCGACCATGGCCCCCGAGCAGATGATTGATATGGGCCTGCGCTTTGGTACTTACGGCGATAAATCCGCCCATAAGCTATCCCTTGCCACACTGCGTGAGCACCCGCATGGGCTCGACTTAGGTGCGCTCAAGCCCAACTTGGCGGCAAGGCTGAAAACCAGTAACCAGCAGGTGCAGGCTGCGCCAAGCGTGATCATGGCTGACCTGCAACGCTTTGCTGCAGAGCCAGCGGCTATGGTCGGCGAATTGCTGCTGATTGGCCGTCGCCATGTGCGCAGCAATAATTCGTGGATGCACAACTACCATCGGCTGGTGAAGGGCAAGCCGCGTCATCAGCTGCTGATGCACCCGGCAGACCTTAGCCAGCGCGGGCTCAGCGACGGCCAGTTAGTGCGCGTGCGTTCGCGGGTTGGGGTGATTGAGGTGCAAGTAGCGGCCAGCGACGAGATGATGGCGGGCGTGGTCAGCCTGCCGCATGGCTGGGGGCATGCGCGCCCGGGCGTGCAGATGAGCATTGCCAGTGCGCAACCGGGCGCCAGCGCCAACGACCTGACCGATGAGCGGCAACTCGACGCATTGTCGGGTAACGCCGCGCTCAACGGCGTGCCGGTACAGGTGGAGGCGGCCTGA